In the Nitrospirota bacterium genome, ATTCGGGTTTTGACTTTTAGATGGAGTTTCTGTATCTTACAGAGTCATGATTGACCTTCACACCCACAGCCTGATGAGCGATGGCGAGTTACTGCCATCAGAGCTTGTTCAAAGGGCTTATTGCCTCGGTTACGAAGCAATTGCTATCACGGACCATGTGGACCTTTCGAATATTGATCTGGTTGTGCCAAAAATCGCAGAGGCAATAAAAGGCATGGAGCGGCATTTTAAAATCAAAATAATCCCGGGCGCAGAAATCACCCATGTCCCACCTCCCTTAATCAAGGATTTAGTTTTAAAGGCACGGTCTCTCGGTGCAAAGCTTGTAGTTGTTCATGGCGAAAGTATAGTGGAGCCTGTTGCCCCAGGCACTAACAGGGCAGCCATCGAAGCAGGGGCTGACATCCTTGCCCACCCGGGACATATAAGCAGGGATGATGCCATCATGGCCAGGGACAATGGAGTTGCCCTTGAGTTAACATCCAGAAAAGGTCACTGCCTGTCTAACGGACATGTAGCAAGTATAGCCAGGGAATGCGGGGCAACTATCATTATAAATACTGATGCCCACGGGCCTCAGGACTTAATAACAAAAGACTGGGCAAGGGCTATTCTCCTGAGTTCAGGCATTAAACCGCGGGATGTAGAGGGAGTTTTTGAAAACTCTAAAAATTTAGTAAACAAAATTCTTGCGAGGTCATAAATGCCCAAGGCAATCAAAAAGAGAGTCGTAAAAAAAGCAGTCTTAAAGGAAGAGGAAGTAAAGAATATCTTTATCAGTATTAGTGCCGTTCTCAGGGAAAAGAAAAAAATATTTGCATTTGCATTAATTGCCCTTATTGCCACCACCATATTTTTTACAGCCTTCCTGCTTTATCAGGTCTCCCAGAAAAAGAAGGCATACGCTATTGAGCGAGAGGCTTATAAATATTATTATGCGCTGGATATTAAAACTCCCCTGTCTCAGGAAGAGCGTTTGAAAAAGGCCACGGAACTTTATACGCAGGCAATAAAGATAAAATCAACACCGGCTGCGCAGTTTTATCTTGGAAACTGTTATTATCAGCTCGGTGATTATGCCAGTGCAATCAAAGCTTACACCGCTTTTCTGGATAAGTACCCAAGGGAAAAAAGCCTTGTCCCACTTGTATACCAGAAGCTTGCTGCCTCTTATTTAAAAGAGGGTAAATACGATGCGGCATTGAAGAGCCTCGAAAAGTTAGGACAGTTCAATAAAGGGATTTTTAAAGACACCGCCCTCATTGAGGAGGCCAGGCTCTACGAGGCCACGGGCAAACCTGATGAGGCAAAGAAAAAATACAACGAGCTCATTACTAATTTCCCTGAATCTACATGGGCCTCTGAGGCCAGGGCAAAGGCAGGGGTTAAGGCAAATGGCAGATGACGTTGTGGGCTTGCGAAACAAAAACGCCCCCTTTTACTTTCCAAAGTTAAGACCTGTCCTCCAATTTGTGCATTCGGCTGAGCGGTAATTTCACCCCCCGCATCACATCCTCGACACGAATCGCATCGAGTGTTTTTTTGCAAATCGCAACATGGTTGTCTACTAAAGGGCCCCATATCTCAGGCTGTGATAAAGAAGAGTTGAAGATACTGACTATAGGAGTGCCGACTGCAGCAGCAAGATGCATTACGCCGGAATCATTCGTAATCAACAACTTGCACTGTTCTAATAGGGCAGCAATTAGACGCAACGGTTCCTGGACAACGACAGGCTGATTTACTATACTTTCAGCAATTTTTTCGCTTATCTCCTGCTCAGATGGGCCTGAAAGGAGCAATATTTTGGCGCCATAGTTTCTTATTAAAAGATTGCAAACATTGCGAAATCGTTTCCAGTCCCAGACCTTGCCGGGATTGCTGCTTCCGGCATGAATAGCGATTATAAGATCCATTTCGGGATTCAATCTTTTGCCGATCAGATACTTTCTTGCGGCCCGGCGTTCCTCGCCAGTAACATAAACAATCGGTTTATAAAATGAAGCCGTAATTCCCTTGATAAGTTCTAAATGGTATTTGCTGGCATGCAACGGACATTTTTTATCAAATAGCTGGTCCTTGATAATAAGGTGTTTTACATTCGCAGCCCTCAGGATTCTATTGATTTCATCCTTATGTCCGCTTAGATTTATTATTAAGTCAAACTTTCGAAAAAAGTCGCTTTGATGTATTGCGTCTAATGAGAATGTGCTTTTAACGCACGGATGATTATTCAGCAGTTGGTTCGCAGGCGGTGATGTCATGACTGAGATGCGACTTTTACAGAAGAAACTGCTTAACGCTTCTAATGCCGGTATGAAAACGACCATATCACCGATTCCGCAAAAGAAAATTACCAAAATCTCTTTGATTGTGCCTATGTCCGTCCGGTTGGCTGTAGGGCGATTTTCTTCCAGCTTATGGGATATTCCGCTCGTCCATTTCCACCCGCATTCTAAAAATAAATTTTCCATTGCTCGTTTCCCCTCTTGTCTGCCTACAGCGCTATTTCATTTCCACAAGCAAATATCAAGGATGTTTTGACCTTTTGAAACGAAGAAACCACACGGGAAGGCGCCGAAAACGCAGAGAGCATTCTTCCTCTGCGCCTTCCTACGCCCTATCCCCTCTCCCCAACGGAGAGAGAGAAGAGGTGTGAGGGAATTACGGCATTTAATGCGACTATTTTGTGCTCTTTGTACAACTAATGCAGCAACCGCTGGTACACCATTTGGTACACCCTCCGGTACAGCCGCCGGTACAGCTATCGGTACACCATTTTGTGCAGCTTGCCGTACAGCCGCTGGTGCAACTAGTACATGAACTGCACGGGTCTGGATATACCGTAGTGCTGCTGGTACAGCTTTGCACACATGCAGTGGTGCAGCCGGCATCACACATGCCGGCGCTTACATCTAATTTGTCAGTGAAAACCGAGATAACCATATAGGATGTCGTTAAAAGTAAAGCCCTTCCGGATTGGTGCAAAAATGTTCGCCGAGATATATTCTCCTGCGAATTATTCTCATACTTCTTGCTCTTTTTCTCCTTCTTTTTCATTTTCCCCTCTCTCTACCTAACAATTTATTGTGTTATCTATTGCTCCAGTTGCCTTATTAGGAACGCCTTTTTTAACGGATGCTGCGGCTTCCTTTGCCAGATCCCAAAGGAGCAACTCTATAACCTTCTTTGTATAATCACAGCGGAGACTGTTACAGTACTTAACCGTTTTTCGGCTTGCCATGGAATTTTCAAGGACGGTTAACTTCCCCACAGGACAGCCTCCGCCGCAGATGTAACGCCATGCACATCCCCTGCACTCTGCCATATTATCCACATGCAGAAAATCCATCATCCAATCAAGGATGTTGTTGTCAGGGTAACTTCCATTCATGATGTTCCCCATGTAGAACCTCTTTATTCCAACCAGATAAATACACGGGTATACATCCCCGTTAACATCGACAACCGGCGTATTCCCGTAAGGGGCGCCGCATCCCCTCACTGCCCTGCCTCCGGCATGCACATGTGATGCATAAACATTGAATGGGAATAAATCCTTTGTATCCCATACCCTGCTCTTATAAACCTTAGACAACCCTTTGATTAATTTATCGGTTGAGGGGATAACGGTTTCCGGCAGGATATCTTCATCGGAATTAACCGGGTTTACCGGAACAAAGGCGCTTCCTATACCCCCTATTGATTTGTGATGTTTTGCTATCTCTAACATACAGTCCTGATTTTTTGCAGTAATAGTTGAACGCAAAGCAACCCTTAATCCCGACTTGGTAAGGCGTTTGATATTTTTTACGATGAGCGCGTGCGATGCCCTTCCGTTTTTATACGGCCTGCACTCATTGTGGATATCTTCCGGGCCGTCAATATCGCAAAGAAAGGTTATTTTATATCTCTTTGCCCATTCTATCAGGTCAGGCGGTAAGATTGTAAGATTGCTCGTTAAATGATACAGGATCTCCTTGTCTTTATATCTCTCTTTTAGATTTTTTTCGCAGTGTGTAATTACCTTTTTTGCCAACGGCCAGTTCAAAAGCGGTTCCCCTCCAAAAAATACTATTTCGAGCTTCCCGCCGGGGTTTATGCTGTCCAGGCACCTCTCTATGCTTCTATACGCTACCTCCTCTTTCATCATTAAGTTTTTATCTTTTTTGTAGGTCTTTATCCCGTTCAGGCAATAGATGCATCCAAGGTTACATGACTGCGAAAGGAGCAGATAGAGAGACATCCCATTCTTATCATCTCTTGCTTTCCTATCACGGGCCGTATCGGTCTTATCAAGACCTTTCCTCTGATCGTCCGAAGTAATAATAATCCGGTGACTTATCAGCATGTTGAGCAGTTCTGTGTCTTGAGGGTATGCCTTTTTTATCTTTTCCGCAGCGCCAAGCTCTTTGACGGATTCGAGAAACCTCTTTATATAATCTCTGCCTCTCTTGATATATAACGGTCTGGGGTCAATGGAGTTTACGAGCAGCAATTCATTCTTGCCTTTTTCCAGAACTATGAGGTTCTTAGTTAGTGTCAGGCTCGTACCTTTTAAAGGGGGCTGTTCAATTTTCATCGCTCTACCCTCCTTTTCATGCCCGAAATTTCATTTAACAGATGACAAATAACCCAGGGGCATCTGAAGAGGTCTATGCAGGTGTTACGAGCTAAGGTTTCTATTGAGCTTGCCATTCTTTGTAGAGGTTTTCACAACACCCCCCGTTTTTGACCTGCTCTTTAAAGCCTTTCTGCTTTTTTTCGAACCCATCTCATCTTTTGCAAGATGTACAACTTCTTTGGGAGGAATAAGGAGTGTATCCCCTGTTTTGAGCTTGGGGTTTTTTCCATTTAAAGAATTCATTTCAAGGACAGCCGTAGTTGATATGCCAAAGCGTCCTGCTATTTGTTTGACTGTATCTCCATTTTTGATCTTATACTCACGCCTTGCCAATAATTCGTCCGCTGCTATCGCAGCTAATTTTTCAAAAAATATCTCTTTTTTCCCTGGAGGAATTTTCACAGTGTAGCTTGAGACATTCAGGGGAGTGCACCAGCGCCTGAGCTCCGGGTTTAATGCCTTAATCTCCTCAACAGTAGTCTCAGCACATTCTGCAATTACAGAAATGTCTATCGGCGAGTCAATTACAACCTCATCGTATAACAGGGGTTCGTGATAGTCAATATCCTGAAAGCCGAAACTCTCAGGGTCTTTCGCTATGGCAGTTGCAGCAATGTAGTAGGGGATATAATTTTTTGTCTCCCTTTTTATGTGTTTCGTCTTTCTCAATGCCCAGAAGTCATCGGTTTTACTTTTACTAAGGGCCCTCATTATTTTCCCCTCTCCTGCATTGTATGCTGCGAGGGCGAGGTTCCATGAGCCAAATATGTCATAAAGGTCTTTCAGATACTCGGCAGCGGCGACAGTTGACTTTATCGGGTCCCGCCTTTCGTCCACCCACCAGTCTATCTTCAGGCCATATCTCTTTGCAGTTCCTGCTATGAATTGCCAGTAACCCACCGCCTTTGCCCTGGAATATGCGCGAGGGTTAAAGCCGCTTTCAATCAATGGAAGAAAGGCGAGGTCCTCTGGAAGGCCTTTTTCTGCAAATATCTCCATCATTACAGGCAGGTATCTCTCAGAGCGGGCAAGCCACAAGCTGAATTTCTCTCTTATCCTCTCTGAAAAATAAAGCAGGCTGTTTTCCACTGCCTTATCATAACCATGAACCTCATAAAGTGCCTTTATTGCATCTCGGGGAGTCGAGTCTCCGACTTTCTGTGAATCCTCGGCCTTTGCCCCTACTTCCGCAGGGGCTGTTGATGTTAAACCAGACGGGGATCCTCCTTCAATTGCTAAGCTTATGTCCCTCTCCGGGGTATTATAACTCAGCTTTACTCCTTCATGCGCGGTTGGGGGCGGTAATGTGGCGGTCTCTTCAGCCGTGCTTATCTGCACCGTATCAGCATATGAGCTCGCATTAAATATAAATAATACTATAAAAAAGGCATAAAAAAGCCTTCCCATAGCCCATAATTTAGCCTCCGAACAGGCTTTTGTCAAGAAGAAATTGATTATGATTAAAGTACGCATCTCTTACCCACTTCTTTATCGCCCCTTTGGAATCTCTTGAGCGATTAGTTTAGCAAGAGGTATACCGAAAAATAAAACCTTATAAAATAAGTGGTTAGACAATACCAATACCCAAAGTGTAAAGATTTACGACAGCAATAAGCCTGATAGACGCTGCATTTGAACTGTTTTTTATCATACCAGCCTGCCTTTCTCTATTAATTTTTCCGATACCCCATCTTTATGTGTAAGGGTAAGTGTTGGTTTAAAAAAGACAAAATCCTGATGAAAGGGTGTCCTGACCATACCGCCAAAGGAGCTATTGTCTCCAAGGGCTATATGGACTGTCCCCCGTATTTTTTCTGATTCCAGTATGTTATTAGGCCTTGTGGCCTTCTCATTGGTCCCTATGCCGAGTTCTGCTATACTTGCATTTTCTGGCCTTTCAGAAAGTTTGGCCCGAAGAAAATCCGCATACTCTTCTTCTCCATCAATTTCAACTACCATCCCGTCTTTAACCTTGAGCGTAATCGGGGTTTCAAGTGGCCTTGTTGGTGCCCACTCAAGCACAAGAGTGCCATTGGCTGTGCCTTCGAGTGGCGCAAGAAATACCTCTCCTGCTGGTAAATTTCCAAAGGAGCCTGGTTTTGTAAGAATCCCTGTATCGCTGAAGGCTTTCCTCCCTTTTTTAGAAAGTATAAGATGTGTGCCGTTTGGAGTCCGAATTTTTATCAAAACCCCCTTGTTTACTTTTGCCGCTATTTTCTTTGTCCTCTGCGATAGGGCCTTCCAGTCAACCCTCATAGAGCCTTCAAACATCGTTGCATCGAAAAGGGGCATGCTTGCATAACGGGTACCGCAGAGACGGGTAATAAAGTCCCTGAATTTTGTATGGCTTGTCGAGTAATGGGAAAGGGCTATTATTACATCCACTGCCTCTTTTTTATACCGCTTAATAATCCGCTCTGCCTCTTTTAGCTGCCCATCGTCAGCTTTTTTACTGAGAATGGGTTTTAATAACTGCCTTTGTTTGAGGGCCGTTATGGTTTTTCCTCCAAATGCCTTAGCCCAGAGGGTCTCCGGGGGTTCCACACCATGGCTGCCTGTGGATTTAAGTTCTACATACGATATTTTTGATGTAAAGGGTCTTCCGAGTTCTGCGGTAAGCCTTGCGATGTCTTTAAGCCTTGAACTGAAGTCATCAGTGAAAACCAGGACACGCTCTCCCTTTTTTACACCGAGGTTAACCCTGTAGATATTTACAACTGCCTCATTCAGCATTTAAATATCTCTTTTGATTTTAGGTGTCACAAATATCAAGAGCTCTCTTACGGCTTCTGTTTCTGTCTTGCTTTTAAACAGCCACCCCAGAATTGGTATTTTTGAAATCCATGGGATTGCCCTCTCTGTTGAAACATCACTCTTTGTAAATATTCCTCCTATAACGATTGTCTCTCCATCTTTTATCATAAGGTCTGTTTTTGCCTCTCTGGTAATGATAGCTGGAAAGCCCTGGATAGTCCTTGTAAAGTCAAACTCGTCTTTCTTGGTAACTATGTTGAGCATTATATAGCCGTCTTGAGTTATCTGGGGTGTTACCTCCAGCTTCAGTGTGGCTTCTATTTCTTCTGTTGTAGTGGTTGTTGTGCCGCCTGTTACTATTATTGTATCGGCTGCTGCTGTTACTATCCTGATTTTTGTGCCTGTAGAGATTGTTGCCTTTTTGTTGTTGGCAGTTAATATCCTTGGATTTGAAAGGATTTTCCCTTCACCGCTCTGCTCAATTGCTGATATCTTGAGGGCGAGGGTCAGGCTGCTGGCGACATTGCCAAACCTGATCGCCCCAAATGGCGATGCAGTAACTTCTGGCAGCGCGGCCGGTAAATTTATTGCAAAGGAATCAGTCCCGGTATCACCTTTTATGGTTACGCCGCTTTTGCTGTAACTGCCTCCCCATTGGATTCCAAGGCTCTGCCCGAAGTCTTTGTTTGCCTCCACAATTTTTGCATCTATCATTACCTGGGGAGGTTGCGTGTCCAGGGTCTTTATAAGGGCTTCAACCCTGGGCATATTCGCTGGAATATCTTTAACTACAAGGGTGTTGGTCCTCGGGTCAGAGATGAGGTCTCCTTTTTTACTCAGGACCTTTTTTATAACTCCCTCTAACTCTTTTGGGTTGGCAAAACTTACAACAAATGTCCTTGTAATAAGGCCTTCCTCTTCCCTGCCAACCTCAGTAAAAGTCACAACCCTGATTATATTATCCTCTTTAATATAGGTCAGGCCTTTGCTTCTCAAGATTGAATCAATTGCATCCCAGAGCGGTACCTTCTGGAGGCTTACTGTTACCTTTCCTGTGACCTTGTCATCGACAATTATGTTTAAATTGTGTTCCTGCCCCAGTGCCCTCATGACATCCCTTATCTCTACATCCCTGAGCTCCATTGAAACTACAGGGCCCCTGTCAGCAGCATTGGCTAAGGAGAAATTCAAAATAAAAAATGCAAGAGGCAAAATTAATTTTAAATTTTTAATTCTCATCAGGTTTCTCCTCTTTTTTCTCCTCCTTTTTAGGGCTACCTTCATAAACAAACTTCTCGATTGTCAGCTCTGTCTTCGCCCCCTTACGGTCAAAAATAACCCTGTCCCGCATGATATCAGTAAGTAAAAGCCCGTCTATCATATCCCCTTTTCTCAAAAAATTTCCATTGATTATTGCCACGGATTTCTGACCGTTGGAGATAATCCCATTAAGCCGGACCCTTGCAGGAAGGGCTATCCCCTCCCTTTCTGGCCCTTTTCCGTCGATCTCCCGGACAAAGGGGTCTCTTCCCCAGTGGAGAGTTTTCTTCTCATTAAGGGCCTGGATATTTATATCGGAGAGGCCCTCAGCCCAGCACATATTAAAACTCAAAATTAAAAATGCAAAATGCAAAATTAAGGGAAAAGTCCACACCCTTAATTTTTTCATTGCTTCCTCACATAGGTTGCTGCGCTGAGCACTGCAACCCCAAAGGGATACAGGGCATCGGTTGTCTCATACCTTAGCTCCTGCACCCTGACAGCCTGCTGTGTTGCCTCCAGTCTATCAAGAAACTCGTATAGCTCCCTGTACCTTACTTTTAATTCCATTTTTATTGTCAGCTCTAAAAAATCCCCTTTGTCCACAATTGCTTCAGGCTGAAGGGAGACAAAGTCCACCCTCGCTACCCGCGCCTCTTTACCTATTTCTTGCAGAAGCAGCGAAAGTTTTTCGCTCCGGGGCACAGATAAATCACGCACTGGCTTTATCTTTCTTGTCTCCACCGCTGACCGCAACGCAGCTACCTGCGCATTAATAGCTGCTATTTCAGCCCTCGTCGTGTCTGCCTCCTGTTTGATTTTTCCCAGTTTTTTAGCCGGCATAGCATAGAAAAACTGATACGGTAAGATTATCACAAGGAAGGCAGTAACAACTAATAATATTTTCCTTTCACTACTTGAAAGCCTGCTGTATACAGATTTCAGCTCCATCTCATCCTTGCCTTTACGCCAAAACTAACGCCTCTGTCGCCCTTCTGTGAATAAAGTATCTCGAGTCCATAAAAAAATTTTGATGATTCAAGGGCAGAGATAAAATCTGCAACCCCTGCATGGTTTGTTGTAACCCCTTTAAAAGTCATTGCCTTCATCCCGGTTGCTTTTTCTTCTGTGGACTCTATTGATGAAAGCCACACGTCTTTCGGTACAATCAGGCTCAATTCTCTGAGAAACTCGGCCCAGGGGAGTTTTGCCTTTGCTATAAAAATCTCTCCGGGCACGGCCTCTCCGGGGAACTGAGCTTGCAGGCTGTTTAATTCCATGCCCAGCATCTGTTTCTGGTTTCTGAGTGCCTCTAAGTTTTTTTCTATTTTTCTTGTCTGAATCTGGTTATAGACTCCGAAGCCTGCCATGAATACGATATAAAGCGCCACGGCAGCTCCTGCATAAACAGCCCTTGCCGGTAGTCTTCGTTTCTCTGCTTCTGCTGGCAGAAGGTTGAGATATTCTTTCATCTTTTCCTCATTGCCAGACCGAGGGCGACTGAAAATCTCGGGCCAAGCGCTCTTATTTCTTCATTTTTAAGTTTTATGCCGTTAAAAGGATTCCGCACCAGAACAGGAAAATCAAAAAGGCCAGCTAAGTAATCCTTCAGCCCAGGCACCAGGGCTATCCCGCCTGAGAGAATGAGGGTTGTAAATGTGCTTTCTTTAAAGTTTGCCTTGTAATAGTCCATTGACCGGTATATCTCTGTTGCTAACCTGTCAACAGGGCCTTTCAATTCTTTTTCCATTCCCTGCAGTAGCCTTTCTTCTGCATTCGTGACACCAGCCTTTTCCATGGATGAGATTAAAAAGTTTCCTCCAAGTTCAATTGTCCGCGTCATTCTCAAAATGCCGTCTTTTAGTATATCTATCTCTGTTTTTAAGGCGCCAATGTCGGCTATTACTACGTTCCCCTCCTGTGCATCCTTTATCAAGGCCCTTCCCAATGCAAGAGGAGTTACATCCACTGTGGTTATTTTCACTCCTGCTTCCTGTAACGGTCTTATCCAGTTCATAACTGTAGTTTTTTCTGTCGAGGCAAATGTTACTGTTATGCCTTCTGTTGTTTTTTTTGCAATAAAATCAAATATGATATCCTCAGAAGGCCCTCTGCCCTGTGCCTCTGCGGGAGATGGTAGATATTTTTTTGATTCCCACCGCACTGCTTCTTTTAATTCATTCATCGGCATTACAGGAAGAGTGATAGTCTTTATATAAGCTTTATCTCCTGGAAGACAGGTCTTAATATCCGCGCCATATATTTTTATTTTCATAAAAAAGTCTTTTAGCGATTTTATGAGTGCCCCTGTATCCTGGCGGTCTTCTTTTGTCAGGTTTTTAAAGGCAGCGAGTGTAATTGTTTTTCCATTAACTCTAACGGCTTTTACAGCGCTGCTACCGAGGTCGACACCTATGGAGGTTTTTTGAATGAGGATCATTTAAGCCTTTTCTGAAAATAATAAGCCATAAAAAACATAAAAATGGCGATTATAATCAGAGATACACCGAAGCCGATCCTGTAAGTGAATGCATGCTCATCTATCTTTGAAATTACCTTAATCGATAACTCATTTAATCTTTTAAGAAAATTGGGTGTAGTTAATAATAGAACTCCAACAGTTAAGGCTATTACACCAATAATTATTGAAATATTTGCAAGGGCCATATCTATGCCTCCTTATATATAAAGTCCTACTTTAAAATATAGAGCTAACTATATGCTTTGTCAATTAAAAAAATGTATAATAAGTGACGTTTATTATAATTATAAGATTTTTAATTGAACTCCATTATTCTTTAAATCTATTTATTATAAGTTTTAGATCTTTTAAAGATTAAGATTATGAGTTGTGAAACTGTTAATATTTTGATAAAAGCTAACTAAAAACTTAATTCAGGCGCGTGAGTGATGTTTGTAAGTCAGGTATGTTCTCTTGACAAACAACAGGTGCTATGATAAGTTTTTGAGTTCTCAAAAACCACGGAGGTTGTAGAAATGCTTAAACGTTATTTGTTAGCGCCTGGTCCTACGCCAATTCCACCAGAAGTATTAATGGAAATGTCTATGCCTATAATTCACCATCGATCCACAGATTTTATACCTGTCCTCGATGCAGCAAAGAGAGGACTTCAATGGCTATATCAGACAAGGAATGAGGTTTTAATCCTCTGTTCTACAGGCACGGGGGGGATGGTTGGTTCTGTGAATAACTTTTTCAGCCCTGGAGACAAGGCCATTGTAATAAATGGCGGGAAATTTGGTGAACGCTGGACAAAAATCTGTCAGGCCTATGGACTGCAGGTGCAGGAGATAGAAGTAGAATGGGGGTATGCAGTAAAACCATCACTGGTCAAAGAGGCACTGGAAAAAGACCCGACCATAAAAGGTGTGTTTGTCCAGGCATCAGAGACATCCACCGGGGTTTACCATGACATTGAGGCATTAGGCGATATAGTAAAGAAATACGGAAACACCTTATTTATAGTGGATGCGATATCAGCATTAGTGGCCCATGACCTCAGAACTGATGAATGGGCAGTAGATGTAATGGTTGGCGGTTCTCAGAAAGGTGTAATGCTTCCACCAGGACTTGCCTTTGTGAGTATAAGTGAAAAGGCATGGAAGATGGCTGACAGGGCAAAGGCGCCAAAATTTTATTTTAATTTTAAAAAGGAGAGAGAGGCCCTTGCCAAAAACCAGACTAACTTTACCTCGGCAGTGACCCTTATAATAGGGCTGAACAGAAGCCTGGAAATGCTTCAGAAAGAGGGCATTATAAATGTCTTTCAAAGGCATGCAAAGCTTGCCCATGCAACAAGGGAGGCAATGAAGGCAATAGGCCTTAACCTTTTTGCAAAGGAATCCCCGTCAAATTCGGTAACAGCAGTGCTTGCTCCGGAAGGCTTCGATGGCCAGGAGATATATAAAAACCTGAGAGACAAATACGGCATAACTGCAGCCGGTGGCCAGGGGCAGGCAAAAGGGAAAATATTTAGAATAGCCCACCTGGGTTATGCTGACACCTTTGATGTTATAACTGCGGTGGCAGGGGTGGAGATGGTGCTCAAAGGCATGGGATATCCCGTAAAACTCGGCTCTGGCGTTGCAGTGGCAGAAGAGCTGCTACTGCAAAAGTAATAATCTCAAAAAATGTTTTAACCACAGAGACACGGAGAAAACCATTGTAAAATTATCATTGCAAATTTGATATTTGAAATGCTAACAGCCTGTTGATAAAGTATTTTATACATGCTATAACTTGTCATTCCTGCGAAAGCAGGAATCCAGAAGTTATTGATTTTATAAAGACTGGATTCCCGCTAAAAACATGCGGGAATGACACTTATCGGTATTTTTGAGTTTTTCAACAGGCTGCTAAATGTTAATTTTGCAATTTTCTGTGCCTCGGTGGTTTTCGAAATGCATTATTTGGGATAATATAGATACATATCTGGAGGATAAATGAAGGTTCTTGTCAGCGACAGCATATCCCCCAAGGGGGTTGAGATATTAAAAAAGGCTGGCCTTGAAGTTGATGTTAAAACAGGGCTCAGCCCGGAAAAGCTAAAGGCAGAAATTGGTAAATACGATGCCCTGATTATAAGGAGCGCCACAAGGGTTACTGCTGATATCCTCGATTCTGCAGAAAAACTGAGAGTCATTGGTAGGGCTGGCTCCGGCCTTGATAATGTAGATAAAGTTGCTGCCACAAAAAAAGGCATCGTTGTTATGAATACTCCTGGTGGAAATACAATTACAACTGCGGAGCACACAATAGCCCTCATGCTCTCCATGGCAAGGCAGATTCCGCAGGCAACGAGTTCGATGAAGGCTGGGAGATGGGAAAAGAAAAAATTTATAGGCGTTGAACTCTTTAACAAAAACCTCGGTATTATAGGGCTTGGCAATATTGGCACGCACGTAGCCAAAAGGGCACAGGCGATGGAGATGAACGTCCTTGCCTATGACCCGTTCCTGAGCGAGGAGAAGGCGCGAACTCTGGGGGTCAAGCTTGTTGAGCTTGAAGAATTAATAAAGGAATCGGACTTTATTACAATTCATACGCCTTTGACAGAGGAGACAAGAGGGCTTATAAATGCAGAGAGGATAAGCAGGATGAAGGATGGTGTTATGCTGATAAACTGTGCAAGGGGCGGAATTGTAGACGAGAAAGCCCTCTGCGATGCCCTTAAATCAGGCAGGGTTGCTGCGGCTGCTCTGGATGTTTTTGAAAAGGAGCCACCCGGGGACAGCTCCCTTCTCG is a window encoding:
- a CDS encoding histidinol phosphate phosphatase domain-containing protein, whose translation is MIDLHTHSLMSDGELLPSELVQRAYCLGYEAIAITDHVDLSNIDLVVPKIAEAIKGMERHFKIKIIPGAEITHVPPPLIKDLVLKARSLGAKLVVVHGESIVEPVAPGTNRAAIEAGADILAHPGHISRDDAIMARDNGVALELTSRKGHCLSNGHVASIARECGATIIINTDAHGPQDLITKDWARAILLSSGIKPRDVEGVFENSKNLVNKILARS
- a CDS encoding tetratricopeptide repeat protein; the encoded protein is MPKAIKKRVVKKAVLKEEEVKNIFISISAVLREKKKIFAFALIALIATTIFFTAFLLYQVSQKKKAYAIEREAYKYYYALDIKTPLSQEERLKKATELYTQAIKIKSTPAAQFYLGNCYYQLGDYASAIKAYTAFLDKYPREKSLVPLVYQKLAASYLKEGKYDAALKSLEKLGQFNKGIFKDTALIEEARLYEATGKPDEAKKKYNELITNFPESTWASEARAKAGVKANGR
- a CDS encoding glycosyltransferase family 9 protein yields the protein MENLFLECGWKWTSGISHKLEENRPTANRTDIGTIKEILVIFFCGIGDMVVFIPALEALSSFFCKSRISVMTSPPANQLLNNHPCVKSTFSLDAIHQSDFFRKFDLIINLSGHKDEINRILRAANVKHLIIKDQLFDKKCPLHASKYHLELIKGITASFYKPIVYVTGEERRAARKYLIGKRLNPEMDLIIAIHAGSSNPGKVWDWKRFRNVCNLLIRNYGAKILLLSGPSEQEISEKIAESIVNQPVVVQEPLRLIAALLEQCKLLITNDSGVMHLAAAVGTPIVSIFNSSLSQPEIWGPLVDNHVAICKKTLDAIRVEDVMRGVKLPLSRMHKLEDRS
- a CDS encoding radical SAM protein: MKIEQPPLKGTSLTLTKNLIVLEKGKNELLLVNSIDPRPLYIKRGRDYIKRFLESVKELGAAEKIKKAYPQDTELLNMLISHRIIITSDDQRKGLDKTDTARDRKARDDKNGMSLYLLLSQSCNLGCIYCLNGIKTYKKDKNLMMKEEVAYRSIERCLDSINPGGKLEIVFFGGEPLLNWPLAKKVITHCEKNLKERYKDKEILYHLTSNLTILPPDLIEWAKRYKITFLCDIDGPEDIHNECRPYKNGRASHALIVKNIKRLTKSGLRVALRSTITAKNQDCMLEIAKHHKSIGGIGSAFVPVNPVNSDEDILPETVIPSTDKLIKGLSKVYKSRVWDTKDLFPFNVYASHVHAGGRAVRGCGAPYGNTPVVDVNGDVYPCIYLVGIKRFYMGNIMNGSYPDNNILDWMMDFLHVDNMAECRGCAWRYICGGGCPVGKLTVLENSMASRKTVKYCNSLRCDYTKKVIELLLWDLAKEAAASVKKGVPNKATGAIDNTINC
- a CDS encoding transglycosylase SLT domain-containing protein; protein product: MGRLFYAFFIVLFIFNASSYADTVQISTAEETATLPPPTAHEGVKLSYNTPERDISLAIEGGSPSGLTSTAPAEVGAKAEDSQKVGDSTPRDAIKALYEVHGYDKAVENSLLYFSERIREKFSLWLARSERYLPVMMEIFAEKGLPEDLAFLPLIESGFNPRAYSRAKAVGYWQFIAGTAKRYGLKIDWWVDERRDPIKSTVAAAEYLKDLYDIFGSWNLALAAYNAGEGKIMRALSKSKTDDFWALRKTKHIKRETKNYIPYYIAATAIAKDPESFGFQDIDYHEPLLYDEVVIDSPIDISVIAECAETTVEEIKALNPELRRWCTPLNVSSYTVKIPPGKKEIFFEKLAAIAADELLARREYKIKNGDTVKQIAGRFGISTTAVLEMNSLNGKNPKLKTGDTLLIPPKEVVHLAKDEMGSKKSRKALKSRSKTGGVVKTSTKNGKLNRNLSS